The Plasmodium yoelii strain 17X genome assembly, chromosome: 4 genome has a window encoding:
- a CDS encoding PIR protein — protein sequence MNVEVCKRFKNVREWLSYDVVVGIDTNFDKNLKKYCNEGSCDGIFDKINAGCLYLLDQFYKDCGVTPSPARNNINIVDYILIWLGYMLNLNKINENVTTEFFYETYIYNGQKYNERIKDVTGYQTYNDLIYIKEDLMSIDIKDMSKFYDAFILLCDICTGVNEEKQNCNNFSEKANEFAKKYDELNEDYYNGEGSPYNQLLSTLSNDYCNLKNKCNQFPTLPTYSRRFVIKRTLIPIAFMIVALSIFLGIEYKYSSLGFRKRSQKQCLREKIKNIMKKMIH from the exons atgaatgtTGAAGtg tgtaaaaGGTTCAAGAATGTAAGGGAATGGTTATCTTATGATGTGGTTGTAGGAATTGATacaaattttgataaaaatttgaaaaaatattgtaatgAAGGATCATGTGATGGtattttcgataaaattaatgctggatgtttatatttgttggatCAATTCTACAAGGATTGTGGTGTGACTCCCTCTCCTGCAAGAAATAacatcaatattgttgattacattttgatatggttagggtatatgttaaaccttaacaaaattaatgaaaacgTCACTACAGAGTTTTTTTatgaaacatatatatataatggtCAGAAGTATAATGAGAGAATAAAAGATGTTACTGGTTATCAGACTTATAATgatcttatatatataaaagaagaTTTGATGAGTattgatattaaagatatgtctaaattttatgatgcatttatattattatgtgacaTTTGTACTGGGGTTAATGAAGAAAAGCAAAATTGCAATAATTTTTCGGAAAAAGCTAATGAATTtgctaaaaaatatgatgagcTTAATGAAGATTATTATAATGGTGAAGGCAGCCCCTATAATCAATTATTatctacattatcaaatgattattgtaatttaaaaaataaatgtaatcaATTTCCAACTCTTCCAACATATTCACGAAGATTCGTAATAAAAAGGACACTAATTCCAATTGCATTTATGATTGTTGCATTATCAATTTTCTTGGGAATTGaatataag tattcgtcacttggatttcggaaacgatctcaaaaacaatgtttaagagaaaaaataaaaaatataatgaagaaaatgattcattaa